The Hyphomicrobium sp. MC1 genome window below encodes:
- the purC gene encoding phosphoribosylaminoimidazolesuccinocarboxamide synthase: MNKRRRIYEGKAKVLYEGPEPGTLIQHFKDDATAFNAKKHALIEGKGVLNNRISEYIFMKLGEIGVPTHFIKRLNMREQLIREVEIVPLEVVVRNVAAGSLATRLGLEEGTQLPRSIIEFYFKKDELNDPMVSEEHITAFGWATPQEIDEIMQLALRINDFLVGLFLGIGIRLVDFKVEFGRFYDNEQVRIVLADEISPDCCRLWDAQSGDKLDKDRFRRDLGGVLEAYQEVARRLGVLTETPRPRGAGPVLVASNATSNGPVAPINGKPN; encoded by the coding sequence ATGAACAAGCGTCGGCGCATCTACGAGGGCAAGGCGAAGGTCCTTTACGAAGGTCCGGAGCCCGGCACCCTTATTCAACATTTCAAGGACGACGCAACGGCCTTCAATGCGAAGAAGCACGCGTTGATCGAAGGCAAAGGCGTACTCAACAATCGTATCTCCGAATACATCTTCATGAAGCTCGGTGAGATCGGCGTGCCGACGCATTTCATCAAGCGTCTCAACATGCGCGAGCAGTTGATCCGCGAAGTTGAAATCGTGCCGCTCGAAGTTGTCGTGCGCAACGTTGCAGCCGGTTCGCTCGCAACGCGCCTCGGTCTCGAAGAAGGCACGCAGCTGCCGCGCTCGATCATCGAGTTCTACTTCAAGAAGGACGAATTGAACGACCCGATGGTCTCGGAAGAGCACATCACGGCGTTCGGCTGGGCCACGCCGCAGGAAATCGACGAGATCATGCAGCTCGCGCTGCGCATCAATGATTTCCTCGTCGGCCTCTTCCTCGGCATCGGCATCCGCCTCGTCGACTTCAAGGTTGAGTTCGGCCGCTTCTACGACAACGAGCAGGTGCGGATCGTTCTTGCCGACGAGATCAGTCCTGATTGCTGCCGCCTCTGGGATGCGCAGTCGGGCGACAAGCTCGACAAGGATCGCTTCCGTCGCGATCTCGGCGGCGTTCTCGAAGCCTATCAGGAAGTTGCCCGCCGCCTCGGCGTTCTGACCGAAACGCCGCGTCCGCGTGGTGCAGGCCCCGTGCTTGTCGCCTCGAATGCAACGTCGAACGGCCCGGTCGCGCCCATCAACGGCAAGCCGAACTAA
- a CDS encoding DUF1476 domain-containing protein, whose translation MTTFNEREKGFENKFAYDEELRFKAEARRNRAVAEWAGAKLGLTGDALDAYVKEVRKADLLEKGDDDVFRKVKADLTAKGIAVDDTELRSMMSEALAKAVSDLESAKG comes from the coding sequence ATGACGACCTTCAACGAGCGCGAAAAGGGCTTCGAGAATAAATTCGCTTACGACGAAGAGCTGCGCTTCAAGGCGGAAGCGCGCCGCAATCGTGCTGTCGCGGAATGGGCGGGCGCGAAGCTCGGTCTGACCGGTGATGCGCTCGACGCGTACGTCAAAGAGGTGCGCAAGGCCGACCTTCTCGAGAAGGGCGACGACGATGTCTTCCGTAAGGTCAAGGCCGACCTTACGGCGAAGGGCATCGCGGTCGACGACACCGAGCTTCGCTCGATGATGTCGGAAGCTTTGGCGAAAGCTGTTTCCGATCTCGAGTCGGCGAAGGGTTGA
- a CDS encoding alpha/beta hydrolase has protein sequence MKTSEIDILIVPGWQDSGPDHWQSRWERNLKTARRVIQHDWENPDVESWGDRIAKFAGGATQPVVVVAHSVGVPAVVFAADKLRKNGVIGAFLVAPADVDHADFWPDTGGKRWPPEKGTRGFETMPERKLPFPAHVVVANNDLYCSYARAEHLANKWGATISDAGESGHINIASGHGPWPEGLLQFGQFLKKLG, from the coding sequence ATGAAAACATCAGAAATCGACATTCTTATCGTACCCGGCTGGCAGGATTCCGGCCCCGATCACTGGCAAAGCCGTTGGGAGCGCAATCTCAAGACGGCGCGCCGCGTCATCCAGCATGACTGGGAGAACCCGGACGTCGAAAGCTGGGGTGACAGGATCGCGAAATTCGCTGGCGGCGCCACGCAGCCGGTTGTCGTCGTTGCCCATTCCGTGGGTGTGCCGGCCGTCGTCTTTGCAGCCGACAAGCTCAGAAAAAACGGCGTCATCGGCGCCTTTCTGGTGGCGCCCGCCGACGTCGATCACGCCGATTTCTGGCCCGACACCGGCGGCAAGCGCTGGCCGCCGGAAAAAGGCACGCGCGGCTTCGAGACGATGCCCGAACGGAAATTACCGTTTCCCGCGCACGTCGTCGTTGCCAACAACGATCTCTATTGCAGCTACGCCCGCGCCGAGCACCTCGCAAACAAATGGGGCGCAACCATCAGCGATGCGGGCGAAAGCGGTCACATCAACATCGCCTCCGGCCACGGTCCCTGGCCGGAAGGTCTTTTGCAGTTCGGACAATTCTTGAAAAAGCTAGGCTAG
- a CDS encoding ferritin-like domain-containing protein: protein MKVENLEDLFNHTLEDIYFAETKLVKALPKMAKAADSAQLAKAFMGHLEETKEHVTRLEEVFTKLGRKPKATECPAIKGILTEGEELMSEIKDADTRDAAMIAAGQAAEHYEITRYGTLVSWAKLLGHKDLATILEKTLKEEYAADDKLTKLAESKLNKEAA, encoded by the coding sequence ATGAAAGTCGAAAACCTCGAAGACCTATTCAATCATACGCTCGAAGACATTTACTTCGCCGAAACGAAGCTGGTGAAGGCGCTGCCGAAGATGGCCAAGGCAGCGGATTCCGCGCAGCTTGCCAAAGCCTTCATGGGACATCTCGAAGAGACGAAAGAGCATGTCACGCGTCTGGAAGAGGTGTTCACGAAGCTCGGCCGCAAGCCGAAGGCGACGGAGTGCCCGGCGATCAAGGGTATTCTGACGGAAGGCGAGGAGCTGATGTCGGAGATCAAGGATGCCGATACGCGCGACGCGGCGATGATCGCGGCGGGGCAGGCGGCGGAGCATTACGAGATCACACGCTACGGCACGCTCGTGTCGTGGGCGAAGCTGCTCGGCCACAAAGACCTCGCAACCATTCTCGAAAAAACGCTGAAGGAAGAATACGCAGCCGACGACAAGCTGACGAAGCTTGCCGAAAGCAAACTCAACAAGGAAGCGGCGTAA
- a CDS encoding excalibur calcium-binding domain-containing protein, translating into MDQKAGAATSSQPCGTKRTCREMSSCEEARHYLRDCGLRRLDGDGDGVPCNSLCRGR; encoded by the coding sequence ATGGACCAAAAGGCGGGTGCTGCAACGTCATCTCAGCCTTGCGGCACGAAGAGAACGTGCCGCGAAATGTCGAGCTGTGAGGAAGCGCGCCACTATCTTCGCGACTGCGGCTTGAGGCGTCTTGATGGAGATGGCGACGGCGTTCCCTGCAACAGCCTGTGCCGAGGGCGCTAG